A stretch of the Bacillus sp. B-jedd genome encodes the following:
- a CDS encoding vWA domain-containing protein, with the protein MRRAKLLVVVLLAALMLFGCQEKEEIKAVTKNEAKEGKIQPGKSISITGEVELPKTTAKEYIEAEKGELYTKYIESKEFSDDKDAKAKANTEAVDAYFAEISKKKTKKWDERKWMESITSALQASYKDVAEEMENYEVIYEKLRLPDGRLLQDISMDEITKEEDKTVNVVMVIDSSGSMKAKVGGETKMALAKKSIENLAKELPEAVNVSLVAFGHQGSGSDADKAKSCSAVETMYPLKAYEDAGFAESLKKFDAVGWTPLASGISMANEQLAAHKGENVENFIYVVSDGIETCDGDPVAAAKKAVADNTNVKINIIGFDVDTEADRQLKAVAEAGGGEYSSVKTKQQLAEIKEVWKESININTWRWWAVHRFADNVWTTLDHYNAVGKINSKYFTTFENERKRITEAVDRLEKEGIIDSVERNALVQVLRDRSDKIENYMSDLNSKKKDEIKTKSDELSEKLDVIKKQVGV; encoded by the coding sequence ATGAGACGAGCAAAACTTTTAGTTGTTGTATTGCTGGCTGCATTGATGCTGTTTGGCTGCCAGGAGAAAGAGGAGATAAAGGCAGTTACAAAAAATGAAGCGAAGGAAGGAAAGATTCAACCGGGGAAGTCCATTTCGATTACTGGCGAAGTCGAACTGCCGAAAACAACGGCAAAAGAGTACATAGAAGCTGAAAAGGGCGAACTTTATACGAAATACATAGAAAGCAAGGAGTTTTCGGACGATAAAGATGCAAAGGCGAAAGCGAATACTGAAGCTGTAGATGCTTATTTTGCCGAGATCAGCAAGAAGAAAACGAAGAAATGGGACGAAAGAAAATGGATGGAATCGATTACTTCCGCTCTGCAGGCAAGCTACAAAGATGTCGCCGAGGAGATGGAGAATTATGAGGTAATTTACGAGAAACTGAGATTGCCGGACGGCCGCCTCCTTCAGGATATCAGCATGGACGAAATTACGAAGGAAGAGGATAAAACCGTCAATGTTGTCATGGTGATCGACTCGAGCGGAAGCATGAAAGCGAAGGTCGGTGGCGAAACCAAGATGGCTTTGGCAAAAAAGAGCATTGAAAACCTGGCAAAGGAGCTTCCGGAAGCGGTGAATGTTTCACTCGTTGCTTTCGGCCATCAGGGCTCTGGAAGTGATGCCGATAAAGCAAAATCATGCAGTGCGGTCGAAACGATGTATCCTTTGAAGGCTTACGAGGATGCGGGTTTCGCGGAATCCTTGAAGAAATTCGACGCTGTCGGATGGACACCATTGGCTTCGGGGATATCGATGGCCAATGAACAACTCGCCGCGCATAAGGGTGAGAATGTCGAAAACTTCATTTATGTTGTCAGTGATGGGATTGAGACATGTGATGGTGATCCGGTTGCCGCGGCTAAAAAGGCTGTCGCGGACAATACGAATGTAAAGATTAATATTATCGGCTTTGATGTCGACACAGAGGCTGACAGGCAGCTCAAAGCGGTAGCCGAGGCTGGCGGCGGGGAATATTCCTCTGTCAAAACAAAGCAGCAGCTTGCGGAAATAAAAGAAGTCTGGAAAGAATCCATCAATATCAATACGTGGAGATGGTGGGCAGTCCACCGTTTCGCTGATAATGTCTGGACAACGCTTGACCACTATAACGCGGTTGGGAAGATTAACTCAAAATATTTCACCACTTTTGAAAACGAGCGGAAAAGAATCACAGAAGCAGTCGACAGGCTTGAAAAAGAAGGAATCATTGATTCAGTCGAAAGAAACGCCCTTGTCCAAGTACTCCGAGACCGGAGCGACAAAATCGAAAATTACATGAGCGACCTTAACTCAAAGAAAAAAGACGAAATTAAAACAAAATCAGACGAACTCTCCGAAAAACTCGACGTGATCAAGAAGCAAGTAGGAGTGTGA
- a CDS encoding Na/Pi cotransporter family protein encodes MFIGGLGIFLYGIKTMGDGLQKSAGDRLRAILDRLTTNPLMGVLAGIMVTVAIQSSSGTTVIVIGLVSAGFMTLRQAIGVIMGANIGTTVTAFIIGIDIGEYSLPIIAVGSFLLFFFKNNKLNNFGMVVFGFGALFYGLELMGDGMKPLRELQTFIDLTQSMSENKYLGVLVGTVFTIIVQSSSATIGILQGLYSEGLVDLNAALPVLFGDNIGTTITAVLASIGASVAARRAAVVHVMFNVIGTIIFIIILSPFTAFISWLDQLLNLNPAMQIAFAHGTFNVTNTLIQFPFIALLALIVTKIIPGEDVEIEFKPKHLDPHLIEQSPSIAMVAAKEEVIRMGHFAVQAIQESYNYLQTKNRKNADTAYQIEEAINNLDNKITEYLVKMSRSSLSAQESEQHSFLIDIIRDIERVGDHCENILELVEYQVANKVILTEEAMADLVEMFELTKETVLQAILALEKNDKMVARTVAEREEIIDTMERKFRKKHILRLNEGTCTAQSGIVFVDIVSNLERIGDHSVNIADTVLGIHKHEHHTAARD; translated from the coding sequence ATGTTCATTGGTGGACTGGGGATCTTTTTGTATGGAATTAAAACGATGGGGGACGGCCTGCAAAAATCGGCAGGTGACCGTCTGCGGGCCATTCTGGACCGGTTGACAACGAATCCGTTGATGGGGGTCCTTGCGGGGATCATGGTGACGGTGGCCATCCAGTCGAGTTCAGGAACGACCGTTATTGTCATCGGGCTTGTCAGTGCCGGTTTCATGACACTGCGCCAGGCGATTGGCGTTATTATGGGGGCGAATATTGGGACGACCGTGACCGCCTTCATCATTGGGATAGATATTGGCGAATATTCGCTGCCGATTATCGCCGTAGGCTCTTTCTTGCTTTTCTTTTTCAAAAATAATAAATTGAATAATTTCGGCATGGTGGTTTTCGGCTTCGGGGCTTTGTTTTATGGCCTGGAATTGATGGGCGATGGGATGAAGCCGCTCCGTGAGCTGCAAACCTTTATCGATCTTACGCAAAGTATGAGTGAAAATAAATACCTTGGCGTTTTGGTTGGAACGGTGTTTACAATCATCGTGCAAAGTTCGAGTGCGACGATTGGAATCCTGCAGGGACTGTACTCTGAAGGGCTTGTCGATTTGAATGCGGCGCTGCCGGTCCTGTTTGGCGACAATATCGGGACTACGATCACAGCGGTGCTTGCCTCGATTGGCGCATCTGTGGCGGCGAGAAGGGCGGCGGTTGTCCATGTCATGTTCAACGTCATTGGGACGATTATTTTTATAATCATTCTCAGTCCGTTCACGGCGTTCATTTCGTGGCTTGATCAGCTGCTGAACCTGAATCCGGCAATGCAAATCGCTTTTGCTCACGGGACGTTCAACGTGACAAATACATTGATACAGTTCCCGTTCATCGCGCTCCTTGCTTTGATCGTGACGAAAATTATTCCGGGAGAAGACGTGGAAATCGAATTTAAGCCAAAGCATCTTGACCCGCATTTAATCGAGCAGTCACCTTCTATTGCCATGGTCGCGGCAAAAGAGGAAGTTATCCGGATGGGGCATTTTGCCGTCCAGGCGATTCAGGAGTCGTATAATTATCTGCAGACGAAGAATAGAAAGAACGCGGATACGGCGTATCAAATTGAAGAGGCGATTAATAATCTGGATAATAAAATCACGGAGTATCTTGTCAAAATGTCCAGGTCTTCATTGTCAGCGCAAGAATCGGAGCAACATTCCTTTTTGATTGATATCATCCGAGACATTGAGAGGGTCGGCGACCACTGTGAAAATATTCTCGAGCTTGTGGAATATCAAGTTGCGAATAAGGTTATTTTGACAGAAGAAGCTATGGCCGACCTGGTTGAAATGTTTGAACTGACAAAGGAAACGGTCCTGCAGGCCATCCTTGCTCTTGAGAAGAATGATAAAATGGTCGCCCGCACCGTAGCGGAAAGAGAAGAAATCATCGACACAATGGAACGCAAATTCCGCAAAAAGCACATCCTGCGCCTGAACGAAGGAACTTGCACAGCCCAGTCCGGCATCGTATTTGTCGACATCGTCTCCAACCTGGAAAGAATCGGAGACCACTCCGTCAACATCGCGGACACCGTACTCGGCATCCACAAACACGAACACCATACAGCAGCCCGGGATTAA
- a CDS encoding YjcZ family sporulation protein, whose protein sequence is MGYGCYGGYGYGYGIGSSFALIVVLFILLIIIGATIWSGY, encoded by the coding sequence ATGGGCTATGGATGCTATGGTGGTTATGGTTACGGCTACGGTATCGGGTCAAGCTTTGCGTTAATTGTCGTATTGTTTATCCTCCTCATTATCATTGGCGCTACAATCTGGTCAGGATATTAA
- a CDS encoding YjcZ family sporulation protein, giving the protein MGTSFALIVVLFILLIIIGASFVGY; this is encoded by the coding sequence ATGGGAACGTCATTCGCGCTAATTGTTGTACTGTTCATTTTGTTGATTATTATTGGTGCTTCTTTTGTAGGATACTAA
- a CDS encoding DUF4317 domain-containing protein, with product MNKKDIANIRKQFKLDNFYLKLGEIFNVYVKKETGEVYHHVSQPFEMLEQEAQELFLDNFKKVLTGQLDAKLFELKFSRDDETHGSTQTILYEGLQTGQTEDWKEYMLGIVEKMFARGSNEFDTVVTFIRGEYRKASKKRDLESEEGGDDEVYASRFILCSVNKTDQPKRALTFDYIEKQFKSHHFLDPIINLASPLSGFLFPAFNDNAADVNHILYCAGKVNQPDGRFIEEVLNCEEIITAKEDKDSFEQILKSVIGDEVDSKVISNVYEEIDRRVQENEELEESEVPKLDYRDVEHILTASGVENVDTAKVEHAFKSVVSDEKHEFKASSLVPKSIKINTKIADVTINPKDLKNVKYIIYNGKRCLLLEVDEDVIVEGFRLESEML from the coding sequence ATGAATAAAAAAGACATCGCGAATATTCGGAAACAGTTTAAGTTGGATAATTTTTATTTGAAGCTGGGGGAAATTTTTAATGTATATGTGAAGAAAGAGACGGGTGAGGTATATCACCATGTAAGCCAGCCGTTTGAGATGCTTGAGCAGGAAGCGCAGGAATTGTTCCTGGACAACTTTAAAAAGGTTTTAACCGGCCAGCTTGATGCGAAATTGTTTGAATTGAAGTTCAGTCGGGATGATGAAACTCATGGAAGCACACAGACGATTCTTTATGAAGGCCTTCAGACAGGACAGACAGAGGACTGGAAAGAGTATATGCTTGGCATCGTCGAGAAGATGTTTGCACGCGGGTCGAATGAATTCGATACAGTCGTGACGTTTATACGCGGTGAATACCGCAAAGCTTCGAAAAAACGCGACCTGGAGTCCGAAGAGGGCGGAGATGACGAAGTTTATGCAAGCAGGTTCATTCTTTGCAGCGTCAACAAAACCGATCAGCCGAAACGGGCGTTGACATTTGACTATATTGAAAAGCAATTCAAATCGCATCATTTCCTTGACCCGATCATTAACCTGGCATCGCCTTTATCAGGCTTTCTGTTCCCTGCGTTCAATGACAATGCGGCCGATGTGAACCATATTTTATACTGTGCAGGCAAAGTCAACCAGCCAGATGGAAGATTCATAGAAGAAGTGCTGAACTGCGAAGAAATTATCACCGCGAAGGAAGACAAGGACAGCTTTGAACAAATTTTGAAAAGCGTCATTGGCGATGAAGTCGATTCAAAGGTCATTTCGAATGTGTATGAGGAAATCGACCGCCGTGTGCAGGAAAATGAGGAATTGGAAGAAAGCGAAGTGCCGAAACTCGATTACCGCGACGTTGAGCATATCCTGACAGCAAGCGGAGTCGAAAATGTCGATACGGCAAAAGTCGAGCACGCCTTTAAATCGGTTGTGTCCGATGAGAAACACGAATTCAAAGCAAGCAGCCTCGTGCCGAAATCGATTAAAATCAACACAAAAATTGCTGATGTAACCATAAATCCTAAAGACCTTAAAAACGTCAAATACATCATCTACAACGGCAAACGCTGCCTCCTCCTCGAAGTCGATGAAGATGTCATCGTCGAAGGATTCCGGCTTGAGTCAGAAATGTTGTAG
- a CDS encoding S8 family serine peptidase: protein MKFFKRFGKVLGLSLILLLMVNAALPAQAIVKNDDSPLKTKEDQEYVFVQFGDAPIASYDGSIAGYEKTSPGKGQKFNLNSNAAKKYGKRLEAQRENYKKWIAKQLPQVEVVTEYDVAYNGIGLKLNGATLKDISRGPGVVQAGYSNTYRKAMSDSTALINAGALWNALGGQPDAGADMKVGIIDSGIDQNHPFLQPNENMKAPEGYPKGDKNFTSDKVIVAKVFNQNPKLSAQAVDSHGTHVAGTVAGKAGTMPTLGNKPLSGVAPGAYLGNYNVFPGDVADAKSLFIAKAVEEAVEDGMDVLNLSLGGTPHKGADLLDMAVNAAVDAGVVVAISAGNEGPGYHTVGSPGTAEKVITVAATTNSRTFAMLLKHQALPEGQTVATTGTGKGEVKEQLSGEYALWSDYSGGDNKACTPVTGKPLEGKMALIQRGSCTFAEKINNAAAAGAVAAIIFQSEGISEPIPMSSDDALIPAVMIGNEAGKALSNWKGSKEVTITYPPTEIAATPNLLANFSSRGPTPNYTLKPDVAAPGVNIYSSVVGGGYELYQGTSMASPHVAGSAAILLAYSKDEKLGWGPAEVKAALMGTAGNLAGSVQPDTDVSDPLKVGAGLIDLGRAMKAPAMAFPSSLSFGLVRPVGNQTYQLSFTLKNPSGKKVDYTLSSDSNLRLGKTAVSLAPNGETVIKVDVVNKGSHAGNNNGTAEFKAGYITVQSADGSIRVPYLYVIDYNK, encoded by the coding sequence TTGAAGTTTTTTAAGAGGTTCGGGAAGGTATTAGGGCTTTCACTCATCCTGCTATTAATGGTGAACGCAGCGCTGCCAGCTCAGGCGATTGTCAAAAATGATGACAGCCCATTGAAGACAAAAGAGGATCAGGAGTATGTGTTTGTCCAGTTTGGCGATGCGCCGATTGCGTCCTACGATGGGTCGATTGCAGGGTATGAAAAGACAAGCCCTGGCAAGGGGCAGAAGTTTAATCTGAATTCGAATGCCGCAAAGAAGTACGGAAAGAGGCTCGAGGCCCAAAGGGAGAACTACAAAAAATGGATTGCCAAACAGCTCCCCCAGGTTGAAGTCGTTACTGAGTATGATGTTGCATATAACGGGATTGGCCTGAAGCTGAACGGGGCTACTTTGAAAGACATTAGCCGCGGACCAGGCGTTGTCCAGGCCGGCTATAGCAACACATACAGGAAAGCGATGAGTGACAGTACGGCACTCATAAACGCAGGGGCGCTCTGGAATGCGCTTGGCGGCCAGCCGGATGCTGGAGCTGATATGAAAGTGGGCATTATTGATTCTGGAATCGACCAGAATCATCCTTTCCTGCAGCCGAATGAAAATATGAAAGCCCCTGAAGGGTATCCAAAAGGCGATAAGAATTTCACGAGCGATAAAGTCATTGTCGCGAAAGTTTTCAATCAAAATCCAAAGCTGAGTGCGCAGGCAGTCGATAGCCATGGCACCCATGTGGCCGGTACGGTTGCCGGAAAAGCCGGCACCATGCCGACGCTCGGCAACAAGCCGCTGAGCGGGGTGGCTCCTGGGGCCTATCTAGGCAATTATAATGTTTTCCCGGGAGATGTCGCGGATGCTAAGAGCTTATTCATTGCAAAAGCAGTGGAAGAAGCTGTCGAGGATGGGATGGACGTCCTGAACTTGAGCCTTGGCGGGACACCGCACAAGGGGGCGGACTTGCTTGATATGGCGGTCAATGCCGCTGTCGATGCAGGCGTTGTTGTTGCCATCTCAGCCGGAAATGAAGGTCCTGGCTATCATACGGTTGGTTCGCCGGGGACGGCAGAAAAAGTCATCACTGTCGCAGCGACAACGAACAGCCGCACTTTTGCCATGCTATTGAAACATCAAGCGTTACCAGAAGGCCAGACGGTAGCGACTACAGGCACCGGGAAAGGCGAAGTGAAGGAACAATTATCTGGAGAATATGCATTATGGAGTGATTACTCAGGCGGGGACAATAAGGCGTGTACACCGGTTACCGGCAAGCCGCTTGAAGGCAAAATGGCGTTGATCCAACGGGGAAGTTGTACTTTTGCCGAAAAAATCAATAATGCCGCTGCAGCAGGCGCGGTTGCGGCTATCATTTTCCAAAGTGAAGGAATTTCCGAGCCCATTCCAATGTCATCAGATGATGCGCTAATTCCTGCTGTCATGATTGGCAATGAAGCCGGAAAGGCATTGAGCAATTGGAAGGGCAGCAAGGAAGTCACGATTACTTATCCGCCTACTGAAATTGCTGCAACACCGAATCTGTTAGCCAATTTCAGTTCGCGGGGGCCGACGCCAAACTACACGCTGAAACCTGATGTGGCTGCGCCGGGTGTGAACATTTACTCTTCCGTTGTGGGAGGAGGGTACGAATTGTATCAAGGTACTTCGATGGCTTCGCCGCATGTGGCGGGCTCGGCGGCTATTCTGCTCGCTTATAGCAAGGATGAAAAGCTTGGCTGGGGACCGGCAGAAGTTAAAGCAGCCCTGATGGGAACGGCAGGGAATCTGGCGGGCAGCGTCCAGCCTGATACAGATGTGTCCGATCCGCTGAAAGTAGGCGCAGGCCTGATTGACTTAGGCAGGGCGATGAAGGCGCCGGCTATGGCATTCCCGTCCTCGCTCAGCTTTGGCCTTGTCCGTCCGGTCGGAAACCAGACGTATCAACTATCCTTTACACTTAAAAATCCATCTGGCAAAAAGGTTGATTATACCCTTTCAAGCGATAGCAATCTCCGTCTTGGCAAAACAGCAGTCTCCCTGGCTCCAAATGGGGAAACCGTTATCAAGGTGGATGTCGTGAACAAGGGCAGCCATGCCGGAAACAATAATGGTACTGCTGAATTCAAGGCTGGATATATCACAGTTCAAAGTGCTGATGGCAGCATCAGGGTCCCGTATTTGTATGTGATCGACTATAATAAGTGA
- a CDS encoding BsuPI-related putative proteinase inhibitor, translating into MKRLLLIILLGTLATGCGTANEGQDKEPVQQVNGGGSGIVANEVKASLTEIRPLVFQYEINNQTEEAVNLAFTSSQRYDYAVQDKEGKELFLFSSTAMFLQVLGEEELLQGDSLTYDIDLHDLKLEKGEYVLTAWMTPKGGKEYKVSKAFTVE; encoded by the coding sequence ATGAAAAGACTGTTACTGATCATATTGCTTGGCACCCTGGCCACCGGATGCGGCACAGCGAACGAAGGGCAGGATAAAGAGCCAGTCCAACAGGTCAATGGAGGAGGTAGTGGGATTGTGGCGAATGAAGTAAAGGCAAGTCTCACAGAAATTAGGCCGCTTGTTTTCCAATACGAAATCAACAACCAAACCGAGGAAGCAGTAAATCTGGCATTCACGAGCTCCCAGCGTTATGACTATGCCGTCCAGGATAAGGAGGGCAAGGAGCTTTTCCTTTTTTCCAGTACGGCCATGTTCTTGCAGGTGCTTGGGGAAGAAGAACTTTTGCAGGGGGATTCGTTAACGTACGACATCGATTTGCATGATTTGAAGCTGGAAAAGGGCGAGTATGTGCTTACTGCCTGGATGACACCGAAGGGTGGGAAAGAATACAAAGTCTCGAAAGCTTTCACGGTTGAATGA